The nucleotide window ACCTGCTGTTCCTGCTGCGCGAGTTCCCGCACCGCCACGAGATGTACGGGCCCGACGGCCCGTGGCAGTGGGGCATGGCGGAACAGCTCATAGGGAACAACGGCGCCTTCACGGTGCTGATGTGGTCGGACGGCACGGTGTGGTTCGAGAGCGTGTACGCGCTCGCGCTGGTGTCGGCCGCGCTCCTGATGGTCGGCTGGCGCAGCCGGACCATGTCCGTCCTCTTCATGGCCGGTGTGCTGTCCCTGCAGAACCGCAGCATCTTCATGGGCGACGGCGGCGACAACGTCATCCACCTGATGGCGATCTACCTCGTGCTGACCCGCTGCGCACAGGTGTGGTCGCTGGACGCGCGGCGTGCGGCGCGCAATGCGGCCAGGGCGGCGGACGGCCTGGCTCCGGTCCGGGACGTGGCGGGCCCGGTCCTCTGGGCCGTGCTCGGCCCCGTCCTCCTTGTGGCCACGCTCATGGGCGGTCTCGGCGACACGTACTGGCTGCCGGTCCTGCTGTGGGTGTTCTGGGTGGGCAACGGTGCCTGGTGGGCCGCGAACCGCTTCGCCCCGGACGGGGAGCCGCGCTCACTGCTCGACGTCCTGGCCAACCTCGCCCACAACGCCACACTCGTCGTGATCATGGCCGAGGTCTGCCTGATCTACGCGACGGCCGGCTGGTACAAGATCCAGGGAACGCGCTGGCAGGACGGTACGGCGCTCTACTATCCGCTCAAGCTGGACTACTTCACGCCGTGGCCCGGGCTCTCGGGCATCCTCGCGTCCAGCGGCCTGGTGGTGATGGTGCTGACGTACGGCACGGTCCTCGTGCAGGTCGCCTTCCCGTTCACGCTGTTCAACCGGCGCGTCAAGAACGTGCTGCTGGTCGCCATGATCGGCGAGCACGCCGGGATCGCCGTGCTGCTCGGACTGCCCTTCTTCTCCATGGCGATGATCGCCGCCGACGCGGTGTTCCTGCCGACGGTCTTCCTGGTGTGGCTGGGGGGCCGGGTCACGCTCACGCGGGAGAGGCTCTTCTCCCGTCGCCGTGGAGGACACGGCCCGGCGTCCGACCGCGAGCGGGCGGAGGAGGGCGAGGGGGAGGTCTCGCGGCAGCGTGGCGGCGCGGGTCATACGCTCGTCGGGTGAGCAGCGAGAACGGCACTACAGAGCCCCCTTCGAACGGGGCACCCGATCCGGCGGCGGAACCGGTCCAGTACGACGAGGGATACGGGCCGGAGGTCGGCGTCGGGCCCCACCCGCTGCCGTGGCCCGAGGGGGAGCGGTACGACCCCGAGCTGCTCGCCCACGGAGACCGGCGCAACGTCGGCGACGCGTACCGGTACTGGACGCGGGAGGCGATCGTCGCCGATCTGGATCTGCGGCGGCACGACTTCCATGTGGCGGTGGAGAACTGGGGCCACGACTTCAATATCGGCTCGGTGGTGCGTACCGCGAACGCCTTCCTCGCGAAGGAGATCCACATCGTGGGCCGGCGGCGGTGGAACCGTCGGGGGGCGATGGTCACCGATCGTTACCAGCATGTGCGGCATCACCCCGACACGGCTGATCTGACCGCTTGGGCGGCGGCCGAGGGGCTGCCCATCATCGGCATCGACAACCTTCCCGGTGCGGTGCCCCTGGAGCGGACCGAGCTGCCGCGGCGCTGCGTCCTGCTCTTCGGGCAGGAGGGCCCGGGGCTCACGGAGGAGGCGCGTCAGCACGCGTCGATGGTGTGCTCGATCGCGCAGTTCGGATCGACTCGGTCGATCAACGCGGGGGCGGCGGCCGCGATTGCCATGCACGCGTGGGTGCAGCGGTACGCGGACGTTCCGGAGCCGGGCGGTTCGGGGGGCTGAGCGGGCCGTGGGTGCCGGTGCCGGGTGCCGGGGTGCCGGTGGGTGGGGAAGCCGGCGAGCCGCAGGCTTCCCCACCCACCCGGTTTCAGGCCTGGCGGCGGACCTCGATGACCCGGAAGCGGTTCGCGACGAACGCGCCGTCGCACAGTGCCGCGTTAGCCGCCGGGTTTCCACCCGAGCCGTGGAAGTCCGAGAAGGCAGCGGTCTGGTTGACGTACACCCCGCCGGTCAGGTTCAGCGAGAGCTGGGCCGACTCCTCGAAGCAGACCGTCTCCACCTCGCGCTCGACCTCCGGAGACGTGGTGTACGCGCCGACCGTCATCGCTCCCTTTTCGCGGATCGTGCGTCGCAGCAGGGCCAGCGCGTCCGCCGTCGAGACGACCGAGACCGCGAACGAGACCGGGCCGAAGCACTCCGACAGATAGGCCGCGCCGTCGTCCGCCTTGGTGCCGTCGAGCTTGACGATGACCGGCGTACGGACCACCGCGTCCGGGAAGTCGGGGTTGGCCACCGTGCGCGATGCCAGGGCCACCTCGCCGAGCTCCGCGGCGCCGTCCACCCGGGCCTTCACGTCCGGGTTGACCAGGGCGCCCAGCAGGGCGCCGGCCCGGGCATCGTCGCCGAGCAGGCCGGTGACGGCGGCGGCGATGTCGGTGACCACGTCCTCGTAGGACTTGTCGCCCGCGTCCGTGGTGATGCCGTCGCGGGGGATCAGCAGATTCTGCGGGGTGGTGCACATCTGGCCGCTGTAGAGCGAGAGCGAGAAGGCCAGGTTGGCCAGCATGCCGCGGTAGTCGTCGGTGGAGTCGATGACGATCGTGTTGACTCCCGCCTTCTCCGTGTAGACCTGCGCCTGGCGGGCGTTGGCTTCCAGCCAGTCACCGAAGGCGGTCGACCCCGTGTAGTCGATGATCTTGATCTCGGGACGCAGTGCCAGGGTCTTGGCGATGCCCTCGCCCGGCCGCTCGGCCGCCAAGGCGATCAGGTTCGGGTCGAAACCTGCCTCGGTGAGGACCTCGCGTGCCAGCTGGACCGTGAGCGCCAGCGGAAGCACCGCGCGCGGGTGCGGCTTTACCAGGACCGGGTTTCCGGTGGCGAGGGAGGCGAAGATGCCCGGGTAGCTGTTCCAGGTGGGGAAGGTGTTGCAGCCGATCAGCAGCGAGATACCGCGACCCACCGCGGTGAACGACTTGCTCAGCTGGAGCGGGTCGCGCTTGCCCTGGGGCTTGGACCAGTCGGCGGTCCGCGGAGTGCGGACCTGCTCCGCGTACGCGTACGCCACCGCCTCCATGCCGCGGTCCTGGGCGTGCGGGCCGCCCGCCTGGAACGCCATCATGAACGCCTGCCCGCTGGTGTGCATCACGGCGAGGGCCAGCTCATGGGTGCGTGCGCTGATCCGGGAGAGGATCTCCAGGCAGACCAGGGCCCTGGTCTCCGGTCCGGCCTCGCGCCAGGCGCCCATGCCCGCGCTCATGGCCGGCAGCAGGACGTCCAGATCGGCGTGGGGGTACTCGACGCCGAGGGCCGGCCCGTACGGAGAGGTCTCGCCGCCCGTCCAGCCGTCGGTGCCGGGCTGGCCGAGGTCGAGCCGGGTGTTCAGCACGGCGTCGAACGCGGCCTTGCCCTCGGCCGGGCCCAGGCTGCCGGGGGCACCGCCCTCGCCGTATGCCTTCGGGTGCTCGGGGTGCGGGGACCAGTAGGCGCGCGTACGCATGGCGTCGAGGGCCTGGTCGAGCGTCGGGCGATGGGTCTCGGACAGTTGCTGGGGGGAGAGCTCGGCGGCCATGACGGACCAACTCCTCATCGAGCTGGGCAGGGACGGGCGGACGGAGTTAGAGTAACCGAACGATCGGTCGGGGCAAGGGCCCCCGAGCAACCTGTGGACAACTCATGGGGGAGGATCGCGGGCATGACTACGGCCAAGCGGGACACGTACACGCCTGAGACGCTCCTCACCGTGGCCGTCCGTGTCTTCAACGAGCGTGGCTACGACGGCACCTCGATGGAACACCTCTCCAAGGCGGCCGGCATCTCCAAGTCGTCCATCTATCACCACGTGAGTGGCAAGGAAGAGCTGCTGAGGCGGGCCGTCAGCCGGGCGCTCGACGGGCTCTTCGCGATTCTCGACGAGCCCGGCGCGATGCGCGGGCGCACGATCGAGCGGGTCGAGTACGTGACGCGCCGGACCGTCGAGGTGCTGACGACCGAGCTGCCCTACGTCACGCTGCTGCTGCGCGTGCGGGGCAACACGAAGACCGAGCGCTGGGCGCTGGAGCGCCGCCGCGAGTTCGACCAGCGGGTGTCGGAGCTGCTCAAGGCGGCGGTGGCGGACGGCGATCTGCGCGCCGACGTCGACATACGCCTGGCCACGCGGCTGCTCTTCGGGATGGTGAACTCCCTGGTCGAGTGGTACCGCCCGCACCCCGGCGGCTCCGCCGAGGCGGAGCAGCTGGCGGACACGGTGGTCCAGCTGGCCTTCGAGGGGATGCGGGTCACTCGCTGACCAGGCCCTGGGCCAGATCCGTCGGGCGGTCCGGCCCCGGCCCCAGGTCGGTCTCCTCGAACACCAGCAGGGTGCGGGTGGAGAGCACCTCGGGGATGGACTGGATCCTGGTCAGGACCAGTTCGCGCAGCGCCCGGTTGTCCGGGGTGTGGACCAGGAGCAGTACGTCGAAATCGCCGCTCACCAGCGCGATGTGCGTGGCTCCCGGGAGTGCCTGGAGCTGTTCGCGCACCGTGCGCCACGAATTCTGGACGATCTTGAGCGTGATGTACGCGGAGGCGCCCTGCCCCGCCCGCTCATGGTCCACCCGTGCGCTGAAGCCACGGATCACGCCGTCCTCCACGAGCCGGTTGATGCGGGCGTAGGCGTTGGCGCGCGAGACGTGGACGCGGTCGGCGACCGACCGTATCGAGGCGCGGCCGTCCGAACGCAGGATGCGGAGGATGTCGCGGTCGATGGCATCGAGCGGTCTGGCGGGCGGAAGAGGGCCCGGGTCCTCGCCCCTCTCGGCCATTTGTTCAGACGCCATCTCCCCGTACCTCCCTGTTGTGGACGACCTGCGCCTATCCCAGGCTGTGGAGAACCGTTTGTCCACAGGCTGACGGCGCCTGTAGCCAAACTGCCGCCGCGACCGAACAATCGGTAGGTGAGGCGCACCACAACCGCGCCTCCCTTACCCCTCGACATTTCGACATATTTCGACACCCTCGATCTACCTCGATGCCAGGAGGTGCTTGTCATGACGGTCCAAGAGCTGCCCGGCGCGGCTGCCTACCGGCCCACGCCGCCCCCGGCCTGGAAGCCGCTCACAGACCCGGCGCCACTGCTCCCGGACGCGGAGCCGTACCGCGTGCTCGGCACGGACGCGGCGGCCGACGCGGACCCCGCTCTGCTGCTGCGGCTCTACACCGAGCTGGTGCGCGGTCGCCGCTACAACGCGCAGGCCACGGCCCTGACCAAGCAGGGCAGGCTCGCCGTCTACCCGTCGAGCACCGGGCAGGAGGCATGCGAGATAGCGGCCGCGCTCGTGCTGGAGGAGCAGGACTGGCTCTTCCCCAGTTACCGCGACACCCTCGCGGCCGTCGCACGCGGACTCGACCCCGTCGAGGCACTGACCCTTCTGCGCGGCGACCGGCACACCGGATACGACCCGCGCGAGCATCGCATCGCCCCGCTCTGCACCCCGCTCGCCACCCAGCTGCCGCATGCCGTGGGTCTGGCCCACGCCGCGCGCCTCAAGGGCGACGACGTGGTCGCCCTCGCGATGGTCGGCGACGGCGGTACCAGTGAGGGCGACTTCCACGAGGCGCTGAACTTCGCGGCCGTCTGGCGTGCCCCGGTCGTCTTCTTCGTACAGAACAACGGCTTCGCGATCTCCGTCCCGCTGGCCAAGCAGACCGCGGCGCCCTCCCTGGCCCACAAGGCCATCGGATACGGGATGCCCGGCCGGCTGGTCGACGGCAACGACGCGGCCGCCGTGCACCAGGTGCTCGGTGAGGCGGTGTCCCGCGCCCGGCGTGGTGAGGGACCGACGCTCGTCGAGGCCGTCACCTACCGGATGGAAGCCCACACGAACGCCGACGACGCCACGCGGTACCGCGTCGACAGCGAGGTCGAGGCATGGCGGGCTCACGACCCGATCCGGCTTATGGAGCGGGAGCTGACCGGGCGCGGACTGCTCGACGAGGGCGGCATCGTGGCGGCGAAGGAGGCGGCGGACGTGATGGCCGCCGGACTGCGGGAGCGGATGAACGCCGATCCGGTGCTCGATCCCATGAGCCTGTTCACGCACGTGTACGCGGAGCAGACGGAGCAGCTGCGCGAGCAGGCGGCGCGCCTGCGCGTCGAGCTGGACGCCGAGCACGACCAGCACGACGACGACCCGGAGGAACGGCGATGACGACCGCAGCGGCGGTTCCCGGCACGCAGTCGGGGAAGGCCAAGCCGGCCACCATGGCGCAGGCCCTCGGGCGTGCGCTGCGCGACTCGATGGCCGAGGACCCTTCGGTCCATGTCCTCGGTGAGGACGTCGGCACGCTCGGCGGGGTCTTCCGGATCACCGACGGCCTGGCCAAGGAGTTCGGCGACGACCGTTGTACGGACACTCCGCTGGCCGAGGCGGGAATCCTGGGCGCGGCGGTCGGCATGGCGATGTACGGGCTGCGGCCCGTGGTCGAGATGCAGTTCGACGCCTTCGCCTATCCGGCGTTCGAGCAGCTGATCAGCCATGTCGCCAAGATGCGCAACCGGACCCGGGGCGCCATGCCGCTGCCGATCACGGTGCGGGTGCCGTACGGCGGCGGAATCGGCGGGGTCGAGCACCACAGCGACTCCTCCGAGGCGTACTACATGGCCACGCCAGGTCTGCACGTCGTCACACCGGCCACGGTCGATGACGCCTACGGGTTGCTGAGGGCGTCGATCGCCTCCGACGACCCGGTGATCTTCCTGGAGCCGAAGCGGCTGTACTGGTCGAAGGCGGCCTGGTCGCCGGAGGCCCCGGCGCCGGTCGAGCCGATCGGACGGGCGGTCGTACGGCGTTCCGGACGCAGCGCGACGCTCATCACGTACGGGCCGTCCCTGCCGGTCTGCCTGGAGGCGGCGGAGGCCGCGGTGGCCGAGGGCTGGGACCTCGAAGTCGTGGACCTGCGCTCGTTGGTGCCGTTCGACGACGAGACCGTCGCCGCGTCCGTTCGGCGTACGGGGCGGGCCGTGGTCGTCCATGAGTCCTCCGGATTCGGCGGCCCCGGCGGGGAGATCGCCGCGCGGGTCACCGAGCGGTGCTTCCACCATCTGGAGGCGCCGGTGCTGAGGGTCGCCGGATTCGACATCCCGTATCCGGCGCCGATGCTGGAGCGGCACCATTTGCCGGGAGTGGACCGGGTGCTCGACGCGGTGGCCCGTCTGCAGTGGGAGGCGGACAGCTGATGGCTCAGGTGCTGGAATTCAAGCTGCCGGACCTCGGTGAGGGGCTGACCGAGGCGGAGATCGTGCGCTGGCTGGTGGAGGTCGGCGATGTCGTCGCCATCGACCAGCCCGTCGTCGAGGTCGAGACGGCCAAGGCGATGGTGGAGGTGCCGTGTCCCTACGGGGGCGTGGTGACGGCGCGGTTCGGCGAGGAGGGAACGGAACTTCCGGTCGGAGCACCGCTGCTCACGGTGGCGGTCGGTTCCCCGGAGTCCGGGGCGGGCTCCGCCACGGGATCGGGGACCGGGGCAGGGGCGAACGGTTCCGGCTCTCATTCCGGTTCCGGTTCCGGTTCGGACGGGGCCGAGTCGTCGGGCAACGTGCTGGTGGGTTACGGCACGGGGGCGCCGGCGGCACGTCGCCGCCGGGTCCGTCCGGAGTCGGTCTCGGCGCGGCCCGTGGCGCCCGAGCGGGCTCCCGCCGCCGCGGGTGCCGCCTCTCCCGCCGTCGCCGGACAAGAGGTGCGAGGGCCGGTGGCCGTTGTCTCGCCCCTCGTACGCAAGCTTGCCCGGCAGCACGACATCGATCTGCGGCGGGTGGCGGGGTCGGGGCGTGACGGGCTGATTCTGCGCGCCGACGTCGAGGCCGCGATCCGCGCGGCGACGGAGCGGACGGCCGCGGATGCCGCTGGGACGGGCGCACCCGTGGCGGCTCCGGTGGTCGCTGCGGCGCCCGGTGCCGGCTCGGCGCCACGGTCCGGGCTCGGTGCCGCCGAAGAGCGGGTTCCGTTGCGCGGGGTACGCGGCGCGGTGGCCGACAAGTTGTCGCGCAGCCGGCACGAGATCCCGGACGCGACGTGCTGGGTCGACGCCGACGCCACGGAACTGATGGCGGCCCGCGCGGCGATGAACGGTGCCGGCGGTCCGTCCGCGGGCCCCAAGGTGTCCGTGCTCGCGCTGCTGGCCCGTATCTGCACGGCGGCCCTGGCCAAGTTCCCCGAGCTCAACTCGACGGTGGACCCGGCCGCGCGGGAGATCGTGCGGCTCCGCGACATCCACCTGGGCTTCGCCGCCCAGACGGAACGCGGACTGGTCGTGCCGGTCGTCCGGGACGCGCAGTACCGGAACGTGGACTCGATCGGCGCCGAGATCGCTCGGCTGACCGAATCGGCCCGTACGGGGAAGCTGACGCCGGCCGAGCTGACCGGTGGCACGTTCACGCTGAACAACTACGGAGTGTTCGGGGTCGACGGTTCGACACCGATCATCAACCATCCGGAAGCGGCGATGCTGGGCGTCGGCCGGATCATGCCCAAGCCGTGGGTGCACGGGGGCGAACTGGCCGTACGCCAGGTCGTGCAGCTCTCGCTCACCTTCGACCACCGGGTCTGTGACGGAGGCACGGCGGGCGGGTTCCTCCGGTACGTTGCGGACTGCGTGGAACAGCCGGCGGTGCTGCTGCGCACCCTGTAGCGGCGGTGGTGTGGGCCGCGCGGGACCGGGCCGGCGGGTACGTCAGGTCCCTGGGGGATCAGCCGGGACGGGGTACACGCATACTCGGTGCATGACCGCCTATGACGCCATCGTCCTTGCCGGAGGGGCCGCCGAACGCCTCGGCGGAGCCGATAAACCCGGGGTCCTGGTCGGCGGCAGGTCGCTGCTGGACCGGGTCCTCGCGGCCTGTGCCGGAGCCGGGACCACCGTGGTGGTAGGGGGCCGGCGGCCGACAGGCAGGCCGGTGACCTGGACGCGAGAGGTGCCGGCCGGCGGGGGGCCCTTGGCGGCACTCGGGGCCGGGGTGCGGCACACGACGGCGGAGCACGTTCTCGTACTCTCCGCCGACCTGCCGTTCCTCGGCGCGTCCACGGTCGGGGCGCTGCTGGCAGCCGCAGGCGAGGACAGCCGGGAGGGCGCCCTGTGCACCGATCCCGGCGGGCGAGACCAGCCGCTCGTCGCGGTGTACCGGGCCGAGCCGCTGCGCCGTGAACTCGCTCTGGTGGCCACCGAGCACGGCAGCCTCGCGGGTCTGCCCCTGCGGCTGCTGACGGCCGAACTGGACCTCGCCCGGGTCGAGGCCGGTCCGCTGGACTCTTTCGACTGCGACACCTGGGAAGACATCGCCACAGCCCGGGCCCGCATCAGGGAGCATGGGACCGTGCTGGATGAATGGATCACCGCAGTCAAGAACGAACTCGGCATCGACCTCGACGTCGACACCGGCCTCCTGCTCGACCTCGCCCGGGACGCCGCTCACGGCGTCGCCCGGCCGGCCGCGCCGCTGACCACTTTCCTGGTCGGTTACGCGGCGGCGAAGGCGAGCAGCGGTGACGCCCCGGAAGCGGTGGCGGACGCGGTGGCCGAGGCCGCCCGCAAGGCCGCCGCGCTCGCCCTCCGGTGGGAGGAGGAGGCGGGGGCCACGAAGAGCGAGGCCGATCCGCAATGACGGGACATCACGAGCCCGGTGCCGGTACCGGCGGCTTCCCGCCGCCGGGTGCCGACTCGTCCTCGATCCCGGCGATGGCGGCGGAAGACGAGCGGGCCGTGGAAGAGGCTCTGGCCCTCGTGGCATCGAACCGTCCGGACCGCGGGGTGCGTCCGGGAGAACGGGAGCCCTCAGCTCCGGGCTCCTCAGCCGCGCACTCCCCAGCTCCGTGCTCCCCAGCTCCGGGCTCCTCGGCCCCGGACTCCCCAGCCTCGCACTCTCCCCTCCCGCGCTCCCCCGCCGCCGTGCCGTCGCCCCCCTCCCGCCCCAGGCGCTCACGAGCGAGAGCCACCCCCTGGGAAGAGGCACGCGCCCTCGCCGCACGGGCCGGGCGGGACTTTCCCGTAGCCGCGCACCGCCTTCCACTCGACCGGGCCCTTGGGCACGTCCTCGCAGAGGCGCTCCGCGCGCTCACCGATCTGCCGTCCTTCGACACCTCCGCCATGGACGGCTGGGTCGTCGCCGGGCCGGGTCCGTGGACCGTCCGGGAGGGTGAAGGGCTCCTTGCCGGGCACGGGGCGCCGGGCGCGCTGCCGGACGGAGAGGCCGTGCGGATCGCCACCGGGGCCCGTCTCCCGGCAGACGCCACCGCCGTCATCCGCAGCGAGCACGCGCACATCGACGAGTCCAAAGGGCTGCTCTACGCACAGCGCGAAGTCGTTCCCGGGCAGGACATCAGGCCCCGTGGCCAGGAGTGCCGGACCGGTGACGAACTGCTCCCCGCCGGAACCCTGGTGGCTCCAGCCGTCCTCGGGCTGGCCGCCGCTGCCGGCTACGACGCCCTGGCCGCCGTGCCCCGCCCCCGCGTCGACGTCCTCGTACTCGGTGACGAACTCCTCACCTCCGGCCTCCCGTACGACGGGCTCATCCGGGACGCGCTCGGCCCCATGCTCGGTCCCTGGCTGCGAGCCCTGGGCGGAGAGGTCGGCGAACCCCGCCGGCTCGGGGACGACGCGGCGGCTCTGCGCCACGCCCTCACCACATCCGACGCCGACCTCGTGGTGACCACGGGTGGTACGGCCGCGGGCCCGGTCGACCACGT belongs to Streptomyces finlayi and includes:
- a CDS encoding HTTM domain-containing protein, with the protein product MRDGGLDSGRFPGPTPVGKLARGIQRVTSAALGPYQSAVIRIGFSATYLLFLLREFPHRHEMYGPDGPWQWGMAEQLIGNNGAFTVLMWSDGTVWFESVYALALVSAALLMVGWRSRTMSVLFMAGVLSLQNRSIFMGDGGDNVIHLMAIYLVLTRCAQVWSLDARRAARNAARAADGLAPVRDVAGPVLWAVLGPVLLVATLMGGLGDTYWLPVLLWVFWVGNGAWWAANRFAPDGEPRSLLDVLANLAHNATLVVIMAEVCLIYATAGWYKIQGTRWQDGTALYYPLKLDYFTPWPGLSGILASSGLVVMVLTYGTVLVQVAFPFTLFNRRVKNVLLVAMIGEHAGIAVLLGLPFFSMAMIAADAVFLPTVFLVWLGGRVTLTRERLFSRRRGGHGPASDRERAEEGEGEVSRQRGGAGHTLVG
- a CDS encoding TrmH family RNA methyltransferase, translating into MSSENGTTEPPSNGAPDPAAEPVQYDEGYGPEVGVGPHPLPWPEGERYDPELLAHGDRRNVGDAYRYWTREAIVADLDLRRHDFHVAVENWGHDFNIGSVVRTANAFLAKEIHIVGRRRWNRRGAMVTDRYQHVRHHPDTADLTAWAAAEGLPIIGIDNLPGAVPLERTELPRRCVLLFGQEGPGLTEEARQHASMVCSIAQFGSTRSINAGAAAAIAMHAWVQRYADVPEPGGSGG
- the paaN gene encoding phenylacetic acid degradation protein PaaN; protein product: MAAELSPQQLSETHRPTLDQALDAMRTRAYWSPHPEHPKAYGEGGAPGSLGPAEGKAAFDAVLNTRLDLGQPGTDGWTGGETSPYGPALGVEYPHADLDVLLPAMSAGMGAWREAGPETRALVCLEILSRISARTHELALAVMHTSGQAFMMAFQAGGPHAQDRGMEAVAYAYAEQVRTPRTADWSKPQGKRDPLQLSKSFTAVGRGISLLIGCNTFPTWNSYPGIFASLATGNPVLVKPHPRAVLPLALTVQLAREVLTEAGFDPNLIALAAERPGEGIAKTLALRPEIKIIDYTGSTAFGDWLEANARQAQVYTEKAGVNTIVIDSTDDYRGMLANLAFSLSLYSGQMCTTPQNLLIPRDGITTDAGDKSYEDVVTDIAAAVTGLLGDDARAGALLGALVNPDVKARVDGAAELGEVALASRTVANPDFPDAVVRTPVIVKLDGTKADDGAAYLSECFGPVSFAVSVVSTADALALLRRTIREKGAMTVGAYTTSPEVEREVETVCFEESAQLSLNLTGGVYVNQTAAFSDFHGSGGNPAANAALCDGAFVANRFRVIEVRRQA
- a CDS encoding TetR/AcrR family transcriptional regulator gives rise to the protein MTTAKRDTYTPETLLTVAVRVFNERGYDGTSMEHLSKAAGISKSSIYHHVSGKEELLRRAVSRALDGLFAILDEPGAMRGRTIERVEYVTRRTVEVLTTELPYVTLLLRVRGNTKTERWALERRREFDQRVSELLKAAVADGDLRADVDIRLATRLLFGMVNSLVEWYRPHPGGSAEAEQLADTVVQLAFEGMRVTR
- a CDS encoding Lrp/AsnC family transcriptional regulator, which translates into the protein MASEQMAERGEDPGPLPPARPLDAIDRDILRILRSDGRASIRSVADRVHVSRANAYARINRLVEDGVIRGFSARVDHERAGQGASAYITLKIVQNSWRTVREQLQALPGATHIALVSGDFDVLLLVHTPDNRALRELVLTRIQSIPEVLSTRTLLVFEETDLGPGPDRPTDLAQGLVSE
- the pdhA gene encoding pyruvate dehydrogenase (acetyl-transferring) E1 component subunit alpha, which gives rise to MTVQELPGAAAYRPTPPPAWKPLTDPAPLLPDAEPYRVLGTDAAADADPALLLRLYTELVRGRRYNAQATALTKQGRLAVYPSSTGQEACEIAAALVLEEQDWLFPSYRDTLAAVARGLDPVEALTLLRGDRHTGYDPREHRIAPLCTPLATQLPHAVGLAHAARLKGDDVVALAMVGDGGTSEGDFHEALNFAAVWRAPVVFFVQNNGFAISVPLAKQTAAPSLAHKAIGYGMPGRLVDGNDAAAVHQVLGEAVSRARRGEGPTLVEAVTYRMEAHTNADDATRYRVDSEVEAWRAHDPIRLMERELTGRGLLDEGGIVAAKEAADVMAAGLRERMNADPVLDPMSLFTHVYAEQTEQLREQAARLRVELDAEHDQHDDDPEERR
- a CDS encoding alpha-ketoacid dehydrogenase subunit beta — its product is MTTAAAVPGTQSGKAKPATMAQALGRALRDSMAEDPSVHVLGEDVGTLGGVFRITDGLAKEFGDDRCTDTPLAEAGILGAAVGMAMYGLRPVVEMQFDAFAYPAFEQLISHVAKMRNRTRGAMPLPITVRVPYGGGIGGVEHHSDSSEAYYMATPGLHVVTPATVDDAYGLLRASIASDDPVIFLEPKRLYWSKAAWSPEAPAPVEPIGRAVVRRSGRSATLITYGPSLPVCLEAAEAAVAEGWDLEVVDLRSLVPFDDETVAASVRRTGRAVVVHESSGFGGPGGEIAARVTERCFHHLEAPVLRVAGFDIPYPAPMLERHHLPGVDRVLDAVARLQWEADS
- a CDS encoding dihydrolipoamide acetyltransferase family protein; protein product: MAQVLEFKLPDLGEGLTEAEIVRWLVEVGDVVAIDQPVVEVETAKAMVEVPCPYGGVVTARFGEEGTELPVGAPLLTVAVGSPESGAGSATGSGTGAGANGSGSHSGSGSGSDGAESSGNVLVGYGTGAPAARRRRVRPESVSARPVAPERAPAAAGAASPAVAGQEVRGPVAVVSPLVRKLARQHDIDLRRVAGSGRDGLILRADVEAAIRAATERTAADAAGTGAPVAAPVVAAAPGAGSAPRSGLGAAEERVPLRGVRGAVADKLSRSRHEIPDATCWVDADATELMAARAAMNGAGGPSAGPKVSVLALLARICTAALAKFPELNSTVDPAAREIVRLRDIHLGFAAQTERGLVVPVVRDAQYRNVDSIGAEIARLTESARTGKLTPAELTGGTFTLNNYGVFGVDGSTPIINHPEAAMLGVGRIMPKPWVHGGELAVRQVVQLSLTFDHRVCDGGTAGGFLRYVADCVEQPAVLLRTL
- a CDS encoding NTP transferase domain-containing protein translates to MTAYDAIVLAGGAAERLGGADKPGVLVGGRSLLDRVLAACAGAGTTVVVGGRRPTGRPVTWTREVPAGGGPLAALGAGVRHTTAEHVLVLSADLPFLGASTVGALLAAAGEDSREGALCTDPGGRDQPLVAVYRAEPLRRELALVATEHGSLAGLPLRLLTAELDLARVEAGPLDSFDCDTWEDIATARARIREHGTVLDEWITAVKNELGIDLDVDTGLLLDLARDAAHGVARPAAPLTTFLVGYAAAKASSGDAPEAVADAVAEAARKAAALALRWEEEAGATKSEADPQ
- a CDS encoding molybdopterin molybdotransferase MoeA; this encodes MTGHHEPGAGTGGFPPPGADSSSIPAMAAEDERAVEEALALVASNRPDRGVRPGEREPSAPGSSAAHSPAPCSPAPGSSAPDSPASHSPLPRSPAAVPSPPSRPRRSRARATPWEEARALAARAGRDFPVAAHRLPLDRALGHVLAEALRALTDLPSFDTSAMDGWVVAGPGPWTVREGEGLLAGHGAPGALPDGEAVRIATGARLPADATAVIRSEHAHIDESKGLLYAQREVVPGQDIRPRGQECRTGDELLPAGTLVAPAVLGLAAAAGYDALAAVPRPRVDVLVLGDELLTSGLPYDGLIRDALGPMLGPWLRALGGEVGEPRRLGDDAAALRHALTTSDADLVVTTGGTAAGPVDHVHPVLADIGAELLVDGVDVRPGHPMLLARLPSPGPYVVGLPGNPLAAVSGLLTLAEPLLRGIAGRTAQDPYRALVHDEVQGHPHDTRLVPVVHRAARGGGLDHVVPLHYNGPAMLRGIAAADGLAVVPPGGVRSGTEVEILDLPWASAMPWTEGCFT